From the Deinococcus carri genome, one window contains:
- a CDS encoding FAD-dependent oxidoreductase, protein MDLRSGTAYWPLKNGLMHTYPPLTADERADVLVIGAGITGALLADALTGAGLDVVVLDRRDAAFGSTSASTALLQYEIDTHLVDLRRMIGRGDADRAYQLCREAIDLTEALTRELPDDCGFLRPGSLYYASRRRDVRTLREECAARAQAGLEVEFLDAREVRERFGLGAPAALFSPAGAAVDPYRLAQHLLGRARSRGARVHDRTEVTRLDEEDQGYTAHTDRGVRVRAGHVVVAAGYEAERFAGKQLAQLRNSYALVTEPLAQGQQPWPTGCLLWETARPYLYARTTPDGRVLVGGEDDPHHNPARRDRALPGKQRRLERKLERLLPGLETEVAYAWAGTFGETKDGLAYIGPKPGSPCLLFALGYGGNGITYSVQAARLLTDRILGRPAPDLRIFRLDR, encoded by the coding sequence ATGGACCTCCGCAGCGGCACGGCCTACTGGCCCCTCAAGAACGGCCTGATGCACACCTATCCGCCCCTCACGGCAGACGAGCGCGCCGACGTGCTGGTGATCGGCGCGGGCATTACCGGGGCGCTGCTGGCCGACGCCCTGACGGGGGCGGGGCTGGACGTGGTGGTGCTGGACCGCCGCGACGCGGCTTTCGGCAGCACCAGTGCCAGCACCGCGCTGCTGCAATACGAGATTGATACCCACTTGGTGGACCTGCGGCGCATGATTGGCCGGGGTGACGCCGACCGGGCCTATCAGCTCTGCCGCGAGGCCATCGACCTGACAGAGGCCCTGACGCGCGAACTGCCTGACGATTGCGGCTTTCTGCGGCCCGGCAGCCTCTACTACGCTTCCCGCCGCCGCGACGTGCGGACGCTGCGTGAGGAATGCGCAGCCCGCGCGCAGGCCGGGCTGGAGGTGGAGTTCCTGGACGCGCGGGAGGTCAGGGAACGCTTCGGCCTCGGTGCGCCCGCCGCCCTGTTCAGCCCGGCGGGGGCGGCGGTGGACCCCTACCGCCTCGCGCAGCATCTGCTGGGGCGTGCCCGTTCACGCGGTGCGCGTGTCCACGACCGGACCGAGGTGACCCGGCTGGACGAGGAAGACCAGGGGTACACAGCCCACACGGACCGGGGCGTGCGGGTGCGGGCTGGGCACGTGGTGGTCGCCGCCGGGTACGAGGCGGAACGCTTTGCCGGGAAGCAGCTCGCGCAGCTCAGGAACAGTTACGCCCTGGTGACCGAACCACTCGCGCAGGGGCAGCAGCCCTGGCCGACCGGCTGCCTGCTGTGGGAAACCGCCCGCCCCTACCTGTATGCCCGCACCACCCCCGACGGCCGCGTCCTGGTCGGCGGCGAGGACGACCCCCACCACAACCCGGCCCGCCGCGACCGCGCCCTGCCGGGCAAGCAGCGCCGCCTGGAGCGCAAGCTGGAGCGGCTGCTGCCCGGCCTGGAGACAGAAGTCGCCTACGCCTGGGCGGGCACCTTCGGCGAGACGAAGGACGGTCTGGCCTACATCGGACCGAAGCCGGGCAGCCCCTGCCTGCTGTTCGCGCTGGGCTACGGGGGCAATGGCATCACCTACAGCGTGCAGGCCGCGCGGCTGCTGACCGACCGCATCCTGGGGCGGCCCGCGCCAGACCTGAGGATCTTCCGCCTGGACCGCTGA
- the folE gene encoding GTP cyclohydrolase I FolE, with amino-acid sequence MTIPPTISAAEERQEVPGLSALTYDWLTAIGEDPEREGLQKTPHRVAKAWSFLTAGYHKTLADAAGDAVFEAEGSEMVIVKDIEFYSMCEHHMLPFSGRAHIAYIPDGKILGLSKFARIVDLYSRRLQVQERITTQIADAVGELLAPRGVAVLMEGVHLCMAMRGVQKQNSSTTTSAMRGIFKEDARTRAEFMSAVQNTLRSR; translated from the coding sequence TTGACCATTCCCCCCACCATCAGCGCTGCCGAGGAGCGGCAGGAAGTGCCGGGGCTGAGTGCCCTGACCTATGACTGGCTCACGGCTATTGGCGAGGACCCCGAGCGCGAGGGCCTGCAAAAGACGCCGCACCGCGTGGCGAAAGCCTGGAGCTTTCTGACCGCCGGGTATCACAAGACGCTGGCCGACGCGGCGGGCGACGCCGTGTTCGAGGCCGAGGGCAGTGAGATGGTGATCGTGAAGGACATCGAGTTCTATTCGATGTGCGAGCACCACATGCTGCCCTTCTCCGGCCGCGCCCACATCGCCTACATCCCGGACGGGAAGATTCTGGGCCTCAGCAAGTTCGCCCGCATCGTGGACCTGTACTCGCGCCGCCTTCAGGTGCAGGAGCGCATCACCACGCAGATTGCCGACGCGGTGGGCGAGCTGCTCGCGCCCAGGGGCGTGGCGGTGCTGATGGAGGGCGTCCACCTGTGCATGGCGATGCGCGGCGTGCAGAAGCAGAACTCCAGCACCACCACCAGCGCCATGCGCGGCATCTTCAAGGAAGACGCCCGCACCCGCGCCGAGTTCATGAGCGCGGTGCAGAACACGCTGCGCAGCCGCTGA
- a CDS encoding M20 family metallopeptidase has protein sequence MTQTVDRVTGLRDQLVAWRRHLHMHPEVGFEEHETAAYIEAELRQMPGLTVTRPTATSVLAVLQGGRPGRTLLLRADIDALPITEENTFEFRSQREGVMHACGHDGHTAILLGVAKLLSEHPEEVPGEVRMIFQHAEEIGPGGAEELVMETDLMRGVDVVTGLHLSSQLPAGMVAVKPGAFMAAPDSLYLTIKGKGGHGAHPEQAVDPIAVGAQVVTNLQHVVSRHVAALDALVVSITYFQSGTTHNVIPDTAMLQGTVRTFDPELRQRAPQLIERVIKGITEAHGATYDLKYEFGYRPVINTDWVAEQLRDIALETVGEEHYQDAQPTMGGEDFSAYLEKAPGAYFNVGSGSDEQDSRWPHHHPRFTLDEASLETGVRMLHAAALRLTLPQ, from the coding sequence ATGACACAGACGGTGGACAGGGTGACGGGCCTGCGGGACCAGCTCGTCGCGTGGCGGCGGCACCTGCACATGCACCCGGAGGTGGGCTTCGAGGAACACGAGACGGCGGCGTACATCGAGGCCGAGCTGCGCCAGATGCCGGGCCTGACCGTCACCCGGCCCACCGCGACGAGCGTGCTGGCGGTCCTGCAAGGTGGCCGGCCCGGCCGGACTCTCCTGCTGCGGGCCGACATCGACGCCCTGCCCATCACGGAGGAAAATACCTTCGAGTTCCGCTCGCAAAGGGAGGGCGTGATGCACGCCTGCGGACACGATGGGCACACGGCGATTCTGCTGGGGGTGGCGAAACTTCTTTCCGAACACCCCGAGGAGGTGCCGGGCGAGGTCCGCATGATCTTCCAGCACGCCGAGGAAATCGGGCCGGGTGGGGCCGAGGAACTGGTCATGGAGACGGACCTGATGCGCGGCGTGGACGTGGTGACGGGCCTGCACCTGAGCAGCCAGCTTCCCGCCGGGATGGTCGCGGTGAAGCCGGGCGCGTTTATGGCCGCGCCCGACAGCCTTTACCTCACCATCAAGGGCAAGGGCGGGCACGGCGCGCACCCCGAGCAGGCCGTGGACCCCATCGCGGTGGGCGCGCAGGTGGTGACCAACCTCCAGCACGTGGTCAGCCGTCACGTGGCGGCGCTCGACGCGCTGGTCGTGTCCATCACGTACTTCCAGAGCGGCACCACCCACAACGTGATCCCCGACACGGCGATGCTCCAGGGCACGGTGCGGACCTTCGACCCGGAACTGCGCCAGCGCGCGCCGCAGCTGATCGAGCGCGTCATCAAGGGCATCACCGAGGCGCACGGCGCGACCTACGACCTGAAGTACGAGTTCGGCTACCGGCCCGTGATCAACACCGACTGGGTAGCAGAGCAGCTGCGGGACATCGCGCTGGAAACCGTGGGGGAAGAGCATTACCAGGACGCCCAGCCCACCATGGGCGGCGAGGACTTCAGCGCCTACCTCGAAAAGGCCCCCGGCGCGTACTTCAACGTCGGCTCGGGCAGTGACGAGCAGGACAGCCGCTGGCCGCACCACCACCCCCGCTTCACCCTCGACGAGGCCAGTCTGGAAACCGGCGTGCGGATGCTGCACGCCGCCGCGCTGCGCCTGACGCTGCCGCAGTAG
- a CDS encoding vWA domain-containing protein — protein sequence MTVPAVGDLGERVVALAAHLRAAHGFRVGPGEAAAALAALGAVDLGQPREVRDALRAVLTARREEGPLFDAAFDAFFGRAEPPPPRLPPLLPQTDAPLPPPPSERPGEAGKERRVPGQAQAEGMEEEVGSASARPTPDRETEGAPDGPPQRLTTRLSRDAGAGGQVDAPGDDLPELLRAAGALVRAAELGRARRLTPQARGPRLDTRRTLRAAARTAGDPARLRWLGRPRRAPRFLLVLDGSRSMGGSANLLLRFAFALHLRARRVEVYAFSTGLTRLTPLLRAARPGQGLHLPDLGDAWGGGTRIGENLLRLAREERARVNRDTVVLILSDGLDTGDPEVLTRALHDLGARAGQLVWLSPLAALPGYQPVQRAVRAALPHLDAFLPAGGLRDLAALGQRLRKLQINN from the coding sequence GTGACCGTTCCCGCCGTAGGTGACCTGGGCGAAAGGGTGGTGGCCCTGGCCGCGCACCTGCGCGCCGCGCACGGCTTCCGGGTCGGGCCGGGCGAGGCGGCGGCGGCCCTGGCCGCGCTGGGGGCGGTGGACCTGGGCCAGCCCCGCGAGGTCCGCGACGCCCTGCGGGCCGTGCTGACCGCCCGCCGCGAGGAGGGACCCCTCTTCGACGCGGCCTTCGACGCCTTCTTCGGGCGGGCCGAACCGCCCCCGCCCCGGCTGCCGCCCCTGCTCCCGCAGACGGACGCCCCCCTGCCCCCTCCCCCGTCCGAGCGACCGGGCGAGGCAGGAAAAGAGCGGCGCGTGCCCGGTCAGGCGCAGGCAGAAGGTATGGAGGAGGAAGTGGGCAGTGCCTCCGCTCGCCCCACGCCCGACCGCGAGACAGAGGGCGCGCCGGATGGACCTCCCCAGCGCCTCACCACCCGCCTGAGCCGGGATGCGGGAGCGGGCGGGCAGGTGGACGCCCCCGGCGACGACCTGCCGGAGCTGCTGCGGGCGGCGGGGGCACTGGTGCGGGCGGCAGAACTGGGGCGGGCGCGGCGGCTGACCCCGCAGGCCCGCGGCCCACGGCTGGACACGCGGCGCACCCTGCGCGCGGCCGCGCGCACGGCGGGCGACCCTGCGCGGCTGCGCTGGCTGGGCCGTCCCCGCCGCGCGCCCCGCTTTCTGCTGGTGCTGGACGGCAGCCGCAGCATGGGCGGGAGCGCCAACCTGCTGCTGCGTTTCGCCTTTGCCCTGCACCTGCGGGCGCGGCGGGTGGAGGTCTACGCCTTTTCCACCGGCCTGACCCGCCTGACGCCCCTGCTGCGCGCCGCGCGGCCCGGCCAGGGGCTGCACCTCCCCGACCTGGGGGACGCCTGGGGCGGCGGGACCCGCATCGGGGAAAATCTGCTGCGGCTGGCCCGCGAGGAACGCGCCCGCGTGAACCGCGACACGGTGGTCCTGATCCTGAGTGACGGGCTGGACACGGGCGACCCCGAGGTGCTGACCCGCGCCCTGCATGACCTGGGGGCGCGGGCGGGCCAACTGGTGTGGCTCTCGCCGCTGGCCGCCCTGCCCGGTTACCAGCCGGTCCAGCGCGCGGTGCGGGCGGCCCTGCCGCATCTGGACGCCTTTCTCCCCGCCGGGGGCCTGCGGGACCTGGCGGCGCTGGGGCAGCGGCTGCGGAAGTTGCAGATCAATAATTAA
- a CDS encoding erythromycin esterase family protein — MPEQHPLQTGWDLTEPRPAVAAFLGTLPARPQLLALGEPTHLLDAFPAWRNRLFRILVEDHGFRSIALESDIIAGQRVNAHVTSGQGTPGRHSVTLPRVLGGNSTARRPHHGFSLRSAQKGSATFLSTALEEVMQTGFSHGFGAVKANRELVEWMRDFNAGRNPADHLRFYGFDAPLENLWAASPRASLLALHAFLTAHLGKLPVDTATLEQLCGEDTRWTNPAAGMDAAESIGNSGEARQLRWLADDLCTLLRTETPGLAAQPEFWEARLHARTATGLLLYHAVLADPAPNRVARMLALRDLLMADHLSDLAEREQERGPTLVFAHNAHLQRNISTMRMGETRLEWWSAGAHVSLRLGQQYAFIASDLGAAPAKGIEEPGPDTLQGVLMNLAGPVSLVASRELTTALPQDLTRRTDVPPRAGYFPLAAQDLPLTDGVLFVKNAAN; from the coding sequence ATGCCAGAGCAACACCCGCTTCAGACCGGCTGGGACCTGACCGAGCCGCGTCCCGCCGTCGCTGCATTTCTGGGCACCCTGCCCGCCAGGCCTCAACTCCTCGCCCTGGGAGAACCGACACATCTCCTCGACGCCTTCCCGGCCTGGCGCAACCGTCTTTTCCGCATCCTGGTCGAGGATCACGGCTTCCGTTCCATCGCCCTTGAAAGTGACATCATCGCCGGGCAGCGGGTGAATGCCCACGTCACGTCGGGCCAGGGCACCCCAGGGCGGCACTCCGTTACGTTGCCGCGTGTCCTGGGCGGCAACTCCACTGCGCGCCGCCCTCATCACGGCTTCTCACTCCGTTCGGCTCAGAAAGGTTCGGCAACCTTTCTGAGTACCGCCCTGGAGGAAGTCATGCAGACGGGCTTCAGCCATGGCTTCGGTGCCGTGAAGGCCAACCGGGAACTGGTCGAGTGGATGAGGGACTTCAATGCGGGTCGCAACCCTGCCGACCACCTGCGCTTCTACGGCTTCGACGCGCCCCTGGAGAATCTGTGGGCGGCCAGCCCGCGTGCCAGCCTGCTCGCCCTGCACGCGTTCCTGACCGCACATCTGGGCAAGTTGCCCGTGGACACGGCCACCCTGGAACAGCTCTGCGGTGAAGACACCCGCTGGACCAATCCGGCGGCAGGAATGGACGCGGCGGAGTCCATCGGCAACAGCGGGGAAGCGCGGCAACTCCGGTGGCTGGCCGACGACCTTTGCACCCTCCTGCGAACCGAAACGCCGGGACTGGCTGCACAACCGGAGTTCTGGGAAGCGAGGCTACATGCCCGCACGGCGACGGGCCTGCTGCTTTACCACGCCGTGCTTGCCGACCCCGCGCCCAACCGCGTGGCGCGAATGCTGGCGCTGCGTGACCTGCTGATGGCCGACCATCTCAGCGACCTGGCCGAGCGTGAGCAGGAGCGTGGGCCGACTCTGGTGTTTGCCCACAACGCCCACTTGCAACGCAACATCAGCACGATGAGGATGGGAGAGACGCGCCTGGAGTGGTGGAGCGCGGGAGCGCATGTCAGCCTGCGCCTCGGCCAGCAGTACGCCTTTATCGCCAGCGACCTCGGCGCAGCGCCCGCAAAAGGCATCGAGGAACCTGGCCCGGACACCTTGCAAGGTGTGCTGATGAACCTCGCCGGCCCGGTGTCCCTGGTGGCCTCCCGGGAACTGACCACCGCACTCCCCCAGGATCTGACCAGAAGAACGGACGTTCCTCCCCGCGCCGGCTATTTCCCCCTGGCCGCGCAAGACCTGCCCCTCACGGACGGCGTGCTGTTCGTGAAGAACGCCGCGAACTGA
- the sufU gene encoding Fe-S cluster assembly sulfur transfer protein SufU, which yields MLPEALARQIISEHGQHPRGRGEIAGAPHAALDNPGCGDQVTVWARVEGGRLLDVRFTGRGCAISQASASLMTQTLTGKPLAEARDLAARYRAMVLGEAPPDPALGELVALSGVSRLHARRKCALLAWNALEAALAGG from the coding sequence ATGCTGCCGGAAGCCCTCGCCCGCCAGATCATCAGCGAGCACGGCCAGCACCCACGCGGCCGGGGCGAGATTGCCGGTGCCCCGCACGCCGCACTCGACAACCCCGGCTGCGGCGATCAGGTCACGGTCTGGGCACGGGTGGAGGGCGGGCGGCTGCTGGACGTGCGCTTTACCGGACGCGGCTGCGCGATCAGCCAGGCCAGCGCCAGTCTGATGACGCAGACGCTGACGGGCAAACCGCTGGCCGAGGCCCGCGACCTCGCCGCCCGTTACCGCGCGATGGTGCTGGGCGAGGCCCCGCCCGACCCGGCCCTGGGGGAGCTGGTGGCGCTCTCCGGGGTCAGCCGCCTGCACGCACGGCGCAAATGTGCGCTGCTGGCGTGGAACGCCCTGGAGGCGGCGCTGGCCGGGGGCTGA
- a CDS encoding HD domain-containing phosphohydrolase, with translation MLLNLCLLISCAFLVSLTFREWPVRPRLSEDVLRVVLAALIICLLMVYSTPFGAFRVDLRFVVVALVTLRYGVGVGALAFLPALALRFLEDHVAAGVAAANGLSVVLLTGLMRPHVVGARLNLRQVWLAPVPFLGLSLALLLTPQGRAVFPAVYLPGLSFSTLGLVLALGIFQSRLRLLSLAHQLRAEALSDPLTGLGNRRRFDNDLTALAAGHQLVLLDVDHFKAVNDLYGHAAGDRVLEQLGRLLREQDPAQLRAYRIGGEEFALLAGTGSEARTRALIEELRRRVPQVLVGYTGVTLSAGMSTRCPDDTPSALFQRADEALYLAKTNGRDRLVVSEAVTRPPVTPEAAADGGGPPVPLTPLQPRHSLWRALRTTIALLSERRTLRDEDWRELLHLAVAAVDGAEAGSLSIREGRTFRMCAAVGFAPELLGVRMDEAAQLRWYGRSREEWQAGAARILKSDELRRVYARADEVLWDAGPVFERAGRRSEIRADLCFPVVLGGEVIAHLNLDSFTSEDAFTWQSVELAGLFAQQLAALLHLQERWRELELLGQLHARLGADPQGRSAEEQLTETAIDLLHAAQATLLRYDPAGDQLVSVATEGTYRELGPVSLPRGQGLSWEALARGQVLRVANTGGDGRVYRRDRLAGDAMMAVPLLNGEQQPLGVLILTRDAARPFLPDDESLALLLASVATRMLERTAYMEGLRATLEAALTTLGVALETRDFETQGHTERVLRFAGRFGAALGLSGDRLTALRHGAVLHDIGKLGIPDTVLLKPGALTPEERQVVEGHAALGATLAARIPFLHPEAHGVIRSHHERWDGRGYPDGLRGEDIPLLARLFALCDVYDALVSTRPYKQAMPPEQALGILRAGRGTQFDPELTDLFERLWHAGAFR, from the coding sequence ATGCTGCTCAACCTCTGCCTGCTGATCAGTTGCGCGTTTCTGGTGAGTCTCACGTTCCGCGAGTGGCCGGTGCGCCCCCGCCTGAGCGAGGACGTGTTGCGGGTGGTGCTGGCGGCGCTGATCATCTGCCTGCTGATGGTCTATTCCACGCCCTTCGGGGCCTTCAGGGTGGACCTGCGTTTCGTGGTGGTCGCGCTGGTGACGCTGCGCTATGGGGTGGGCGTGGGCGCGCTGGCGTTTTTGCCGGCGCTGGCCCTGCGGTTTCTTGAAGACCATGTGGCGGCGGGTGTGGCGGCGGCCAACGGCCTGAGCGTGGTGCTGCTGACCGGGTTGATGCGCCCGCATGTGGTGGGAGCGCGCCTGAACCTGCGGCAGGTGTGGCTGGCCCCGGTCCCGTTTCTGGGGCTGAGCCTGGCGCTGCTGCTCACGCCGCAGGGCCGCGCCGTTTTTCCTGCTGTGTATCTGCCGGGGCTGTCGTTCAGCACGCTGGGTCTGGTGCTGGCGCTGGGGATTTTCCAGTCGCGGCTGCGGCTGCTGAGTCTGGCCCACCAGCTGCGCGCCGAGGCGCTCTCCGACCCCCTGACCGGGCTGGGCAACCGGCGGCGCTTCGACAACGACCTCACGGCGCTGGCGGCCGGCCATCAACTGGTCCTGCTCGACGTGGACCATTTCAAGGCCGTCAACGATCTGTACGGCCACGCGGCCGGCGACCGGGTGCTGGAACAACTGGGCCGGCTGCTGCGCGAGCAGGACCCGGCGCAGTTGCGCGCCTACCGCATCGGCGGCGAGGAATTCGCGCTGCTGGCCGGCACGGGGAGCGAGGCGCGGACCCGCGCCCTGATCGAGGAACTGCGCCGCCGTGTTCCGCAGGTTCTGGTGGGCTACACCGGCGTCACCCTGTCGGCAGGCATGAGCACCCGCTGTCCGGACGACACCCCGAGCGCCCTGTTCCAGCGTGCCGATGAGGCCCTCTACCTCGCCAAGACGAATGGCCGCGACCGTCTGGTGGTCAGTGAGGCGGTGACGCGCCCCCCGGTCACGCCGGAAGCGGCGGCGGATGGCGGCGGGCCGCCGGTGCCGCTCACGCCGCTGCAACCCCGGCACTCGCTGTGGCGCGCGCTGAGAACCACCATCGCCCTGCTGAGCGAGCGGCGCACCCTCCGGGACGAGGACTGGCGCGAACTGCTGCACCTGGCGGTGGCGGCGGTGGACGGGGCCGAGGCCGGGTCACTGAGTATCCGCGAGGGCCGGACGTTTCGCATGTGTGCGGCCGTGGGCTTTGCGCCCGAATTGCTGGGCGTGCGGATGGACGAGGCGGCGCAGCTCCGCTGGTATGGCCGTTCCCGCGAGGAATGGCAGGCCGGGGCCGCCCGCATCCTGAAAAGCGACGAGCTGCGGCGCGTCTATGCGCGGGCCGACGAGGTGCTGTGGGACGCCGGCCCGGTGTTCGAGAGGGCCGGGCGGCGCAGCGAGATCCGCGCCGACCTCTGCTTTCCCGTGGTGCTGGGTGGCGAGGTGATCGCGCACCTGAACCTGGACAGCTTCACCTCCGAGGACGCCTTTACCTGGCAGAGCGTGGAACTTGCGGGGCTGTTCGCGCAGCAGCTCGCGGCGCTGCTGCACCTTCAGGAGCGCTGGCGGGAACTGGAGCTGCTGGGCCAGCTCCACGCCAGACTGGGCGCGGACCCGCAGGGCCGGTCGGCCGAGGAGCAGCTCACCGAGACGGCCATCGACCTGCTGCACGCGGCCCAGGCCACCCTGTTGCGCTATGACCCGGCCGGCGACCAACTGGTGTCGGTCGCCACCGAGGGCACCTACCGGGAACTTGGCCCGGTGTCCCTGCCGCGCGGCCAGGGGCTGTCGTGGGAGGCGCTGGCGAGGGGGCAGGTGCTGCGTGTGGCGAACACAGGGGGGGATGGGCGCGTGTACCGCCGGGACCGGCTCGCGGGCGACGCGATGATGGCCGTGCCCCTGCTGAATGGCGAGCAGCAACCGCTGGGGGTCCTGATCCTGACCCGCGACGCGGCCCGGCCCTTTCTGCCGGACGACGAGAGCCTGGCCCTGCTCCTGGCGAGCGTGGCGACCCGGATGCTCGAACGGACCGCCTACATGGAGGGGTTGCGGGCCACGCTGGAAGCTGCCCTGACCACCCTGGGGGTCGCGCTGGAAACCCGCGATTTCGAGACGCAGGGGCACACCGAGCGGGTGCTGCGCTTTGCCGGGCGTTTCGGGGCTGCCCTGGGGCTGTCCGGGGACCGCCTGACGGCCCTGCGCCACGGCGCGGTGCTGCACGACATCGGCAAACTGGGGATTCCCGATACGGTGCTGCTCAAGCCCGGTGCCCTGACCCCTGAGGAGCGTCAGGTGGTCGAGGGCCACGCGGCGCTCGGGGCCACGCTGGCCGCCCGCATTCCCTTTCTGCACCCCGAGGCCCACGGCGTGATCCGCTCGCACCACGAACGCTGGGACGGCCGGGGCTACCCCGACGGCCTGCGCGGTGAGGACATTCCCCTGCTGGCCCGCCTGTTCGCGCTGTGCGACGTGTACGACGCGCTGGTGAGTACCCGGCCCTACAAGCAGGCCATGCCGCCCGAACAGGCCCTCGGCATCCTGCGCGCCGGGCGCGGCACGCAGTTCGACCCCGAACTGACCGACCTGTTCGAGCGGTTGTGGCACGCGGGCGCGTTTCGCTGA
- a CDS encoding carbon monoxide dehydrogenase subunit G yields MKLSYSGQEQVKAPPAAVWAFVQDPERVARCLPEVQEVVVHDQTHMDATVQVGVGMVRGKFKFKIEVQPDEAQNRVNVKVQGGGLGSVVDLTAGANVVDNGDGTTTLDWTGDATMRGPVATVGGRVLDAQAQKLIVRTFQNMSAQVEARSGTLA; encoded by the coding sequence ATGAAACTGAGTTACAGCGGTCAGGAACAGGTCAAGGCTCCCCCGGCAGCGGTCTGGGCCTTCGTGCAGGACCCCGAGCGGGTGGCGCGCTGCCTCCCCGAGGTGCAGGAGGTCGTGGTGCACGACCAGACCCACATGGACGCGACTGTGCAGGTGGGCGTGGGCATGGTGCGCGGCAAGTTCAAGTTCAAGATCGAGGTGCAGCCCGACGAGGCACAGAACCGCGTGAACGTGAAGGTGCAGGGCGGCGGCCTGGGCAGCGTGGTGGACCTGACGGCGGGCGCGAACGTCGTCGACAACGGCGACGGCACCACCACCCTCGACTGGACCGGCGACGCGACCATGCGCGGCCCGGTGGCGACGGTGGGCGGGCGCGTGCTGGACGCACAGGCACAGAAACTCATCGTGCGGACCTTCCAGAACATGAGCGCGCAGGTGGAGGCCCGCTCCGGCACCCTGGCGTGA
- a CDS encoding MoxR family ATPase: MTQPPASPDLRAAFRERGYVAGDALVTSLRLVVALGRPLLLEGPAGVGKTEAAKTLAAALGTRLIRLQCYEGLDAQAALYEWNYARQLLHLRAAEVGGRAVTDADLYGPEFLMQRPLLEAIRQDVSPVLLIDEVDRADDAFEAFLLELLAEWQVTVPELGTLTATARPHVLLTSNRARELSDALRRRCLYLWVDYPTPAQELDIVRARLPGIGEALAAQVTRAVHALRELPLGKPPGVAETLDWAAALVALHRDWLDAEALDLTLGAVLKLHEDQVLARATLNKLAAP, from the coding sequence GTGACCCAGCCTCCCGCCTCCCCCGACCTGCGGGCCGCCTTCCGCGAACGCGGCTACGTGGCGGGCGACGCCCTCGTCACCTCCCTGCGGCTGGTGGTGGCGCTGGGGAGGCCCCTGCTGCTGGAGGGTCCGGCGGGTGTCGGCAAGACCGAGGCGGCCAAGACGCTGGCGGCGGCGCTGGGCACCCGCCTGATCCGCCTCCAGTGTTACGAGGGGCTGGACGCGCAGGCCGCCCTGTACGAGTGGAACTATGCCCGGCAGCTCCTGCACCTGCGCGCCGCCGAGGTGGGCGGGCGGGCCGTGACCGACGCCGACCTCTACGGCCCCGAGTTCCTGATGCAGCGCCCGCTGCTGGAGGCCATCCGCCAGGACGTCTCCCCCGTCCTGCTGATCGACGAGGTGGACCGCGCGGACGACGCCTTCGAGGCCTTTTTGCTGGAGCTGCTGGCCGAGTGGCAGGTGACGGTGCCGGAGCTGGGCACCCTGACGGCCACCGCGCGCCCGCACGTCCTGCTGACCAGCAACCGCGCGCGCGAGCTAAGTGACGCGCTGCGCCGCCGCTGCCTGTACCTGTGGGTGGACTACCCCACGCCGGCGCAGGAGCTGGACATCGTGCGGGCCAGGCTGCCGGGCATCGGGGAGGCGCTGGCCGCCCAGGTCACGCGGGCGGTCCACGCCCTGCGCGAGCTGCCGCTGGGCAAGCCGCCCGGCGTGGCCGAGACGCTCGACTGGGCCGCCGCCCTGGTCGCCCTGCACCGCGACTGGCTCGACGCGGAGGCGCTGGACCTCACCCTGGGGGCCGTGCTGAAGCTGCACGAGGACCAGGTGCTGGCCCGCGCGACCCTGAACAAGCTCGCCGCGCCGTGA
- a CDS encoding nucleotidyltransferase family protein: MHESPAGPVAGVLLAAGRGTRMGKPKQLVPLHGLPLVRHAALALAGGGFDVLLAVAPPGEVGEGVRAALVDLPFTFAENPDPARGLASSFRVAVNALPPGVAAAHFALADMPLLTSEVHARLRAAFRETGAPLVLAEYGDREGEAVRAPPHLFRADLLPSLRELPDADHGPRGLLRQHGGEAVTLRFPAVLLVDVDTPEELGRVEGLGQPGAATPLPNPPPLRGRE; this comes from the coding sequence ATGCACGAATCTCCCGCCGGTCCCGTCGCAGGCGTGCTGCTCGCCGCTGGCCGGGGCACCCGGATGGGGAAGCCCAAGCAGCTCGTCCCCCTGCATGGGCTGCCGCTGGTGCGCCACGCCGCGCTCGCGCTCGCCGGGGGAGGCTTCGACGTTCTCCTGGCGGTGGCTCCACCGGGCGAGGTGGGGGAGGGAGTGCGGGCGGCGCTGGTGGACCTCCCCTTCACCTTTGCCGAGAATCCGGACCCAGCGCGGGGCCTCGCCAGTTCCTTCCGCGTCGCCGTGAACGCCCTGCCACCCGGTGTGGCCGCTGCCCACTTCGCGCTGGCCGACATGCCGCTGCTGACTTCTGAGGTTCACGCGCGCCTGCGGGCCGCCTTCCGCGAGACGGGCGCACCCCTGGTGCTGGCCGAGTATGGCGACCGGGAAGGAGAGGCCGTGCGCGCCCCGCCGCACCTGTTCCGCGCCGACCTGTTGCCCTCCCTGCGCGAGCTGCCCGATGCCGACCACGGGCCGCGTGGGTTGCTGCGGCAGCATGGGGGGGAGGCGGTCACGCTGCGGTTTCCCGCCGTTCTGCTGGTGGATGTGGATACGCCGGAGGAGTTGGGGCGGGTGGAGGGGCTTGGGCAGCCTGGGGCTGCCACCCCCCTCCCCAACCCTCCCCCCTTGCGGGGGAGGGAGTAA